From Scatophagus argus isolate fScaArg1 chromosome 2, fScaArg1.pri, whole genome shotgun sequence, a single genomic window includes:
- the gtf2e2 gene encoding transcription initiation factor IIE subunit beta, translated as MDPALLKERELFKKRALSTPAVEKRPAASDSGSHKKKKPKVEKESSSGSKHSAESSNGNFNIKTSSGYKFGCLAKIVNYMKTRHQNGDTHFLTLDEILDETKLLDISMKQKHWLMNEALVNNPKIEVRDGTYGFKPKYNLKDKKALLRLLDKHDQLGLGGVLLDDVEEGLPNSAKAIKALGDQIIFVTRPDKKKILFYNDRNCHFAVDEEFQKLWRSVPVDSMDEEKIEEYLKKQGISSMQETGPKKVLPVQKRKKQSGQRKRHFKTHNNHLAGVLEDYSDGVPVKK; from the exons ATGGATCCAGCTCTACTGAAGGAGCGGGAGCTGTTCAAGAAAAGGGCTCTGTCCACTCCAGCTGTAGAGAAGAGACCGGCTGCCTCGGACTCTGGAtcacacaagaagaagaagcccaAAGTTGAGAAGGAGAGCTCCTCAGGGTCCAAACACAGTGCTG agtCTAGTAATGGCAACTTTAACATCAAGACAAGCTCTGGGTACAAATTTGGCTGCTTAGCCAAGATAGTCAATTATATGAAG ACAAGGCATCAGAATGGTGACACACACTTCCTGACCCTTGATGAGATTCTGGATGAGACCAAACTTCTTGACATCAgtatgaaacagaaacattggCTCAtgaatgag GCGCTGGTCAACAACCCAAAAATTGAAGTCCGGGATGGAACGTATGGCTTCAAGCCCAAGTACAACCTGAAGGACAAAAAAGCCTTACTGAGGCTGCTGGACAAACACGACCAGCTGGGCCTGGGAGGAGTGCTGCTGGACGACGTGGAGGAGGGGCTGCCCAATTCAGCCAAGGCCATCAAG GCTCTGGGGGATCAGATCATCTTCGTGACAAGACCAGATAAGAAGAAGATCCTATTCTACAATGACAGAAACTGCCACTTTGCAGTAGATGAAG AATTCCAGAAACTGTGGAGGAGTGTTCCAGTTGATTCCATGGATGAAGAGAAGATTGAGGAGTACCTGAAGAAACAAGGAATCTCCTCCATGCAAGAAACAGGACCAAAGAAAGTG TTACCAGTtcaaaagaggaagaagcaaaGTGGTCAAAGAAAGAGACACTTCAAGACCCACAACAACCATCTGGCAGGCGTCCTGGAGGACTATTCAGATGGAGTCCCTGTTAAGAAGTGA
- the LOC124071845 gene encoding dynactin subunit 6-like, with protein MRINCNSKDSKSIIEPTSGASQRISAITMADKQNAQKSVKIAAGAVVCVESEIRGDVTIGPRTVVHPKARIIAEAGPIVIGEGNLIEEQALIINGYPENITPDSEVEPKTMTIGMNNVFEVGCVSQALKIGDNNVIESKADVGRNVILTSGCIIGAFCQVNTCEAIPENTVIYGSGCMRRVQTERPQPQTLQLDFLMKILPNYHHLKKTVKTGHGAS; from the exons ATGCGCATAAACTGTAATAGCAAGGATTCTAAATCGATAATCGAGCCAACCAGCGGCGCCTCCCAGCGGATTTCGGCTATCACAATGgcagataaacaaaatgctCAAAAAAG TGTCAAAATAGCCGCTGGAGCCGTAGTTTGTGTTGAAAGTGAAATTAGAGGAGATGTCACCATAG GTCCCAGGACAGTGGTCCATCCAAAAGCTCGTATCATTGCAGAGGCAGGGCCCATCGTGATTGGAGAAGGCAATTTGATCGAGGAGCAAGCTCTGATCATTAATGG TTACCCAGAAAACATCACACCAGATTCAGAGGTGGAACCAAAGACGATGACCATTGGCATGAACAACGTATTTGAAGTTGGCTGTG TATCACAAGCCCTGAAAATCGGGGACAACAACGTGATTGAATCTAAAG CTGACGTTGGTAGGAATGTGATCCTCACCAGTGGCTGTATCATTGGAGCCTTCTGTCAGGTCAACACCTGCGAAGCCATACCTGAGAACACAGTTATTTATGGCTCTGGATGTATGAGGCGGGTTCAGACAGAGAGACCGCAG CCCCAGACTCTTCAGCTCGACTTTCTGATGAAGATTTTGCCAAACTACCACCACTTgaagaaaacagttaaaacaggCCATGGTGCTAGCTAA
- the smim18 gene encoding small integral membrane protein 18: protein MANSTTTIHSSNVPWHAEVVPLSHVSLQVQEVYPFHDGWNVACFIILLLFILTVLSLAALAVLYELLDCGCCAKGKTHQQLQTEGPGSCSKLMTSICKEPESHTEVV from the coding sequence ATGGCCAACAGCACTACCACTATACATTCAAGTAATGTCCCATGGCACGCAGAGGTGGTCCCTCTCTCCCACGTCTCCTTGCAGGTCCAGGAAGTCTACCCTTTCCATGATGGCTGGAATGTGGCCTGCTTCATCATCcttctgctcttcatcctcactgtTCTGTCTCTGGCTGCCTTGGCTGTTCTCTATGAGCTATTAGACTGTGGGTGCTGTGCCAAAGGGAAGACACATCAGCAGCTACAGACCGAGGGGCCGGGAAGTTGCAGCAAGCTCATGACCAGCATTTGCAAGGAGCCAGAATCCCACACTGAGGTGGTATAG